The nucleotide sequence CTGTAAAATTGCCATACATGCTTAAAAAGgttgtgtatatatatatatgccaaTTCTTGCTGTGATATAAAGTGGATGTTGCTTTGCAAAAATGATATTAAATATAGTCAGGAGACAGATAAGTCAGATTAGGTTAGACAAAGTCGCCACTAGGGGTCTGTCCTGTCTGACATTACAAAAAATGTATATCAATTCCAAAATTATTCACACTTGTATATGAGGAATATAAAATTATTCTAGTCAAACACAACCCAGGCTGACTTTGTATATATATTGCTCAAATGGAGACTTCTAATAACATCTCCCAACTCCAGTCTGTAGTCCCCTCCCCTCATACTGATTGATCAAACAGATGGGCAGCTATTTTGCCTACGACCTCGGGCGTTGCAGTCTCCCAAGGACAGAAGCAGAATCATCAAGACCCGTCGCCGCCCTACTCCCAAGGACAGAACCCGTATAAACGCAACTACAGAGACCGAATCCACAACCACCGGGAGAGAACTCCAACGCCCAATTACAGGGGCCGGGGCAATACGACCCAAGGACGTCCCAGACTCCTCAACCGGCTTACAATCCGCAGCCGCCGCCTTATAACGTGTATGACTCCGTTGAACCACATCCACCACCGTATGAAAATGGCCTTGAGATGAAAGCTGGGGTGGCGGAGTGATTCGGTCAGCTCCAGCAGTCCCATCGGCACAAAAATACTAAAGGGGTTTATATTTGTATTTGCAACATAGGTGTACATTACCAGAACATGTCTCACAACCCTCGTCAGTGATGGTAATtctcagtgctgccatcttctaATAGCAATACCACCTAAACATCTTGTCTTCCACTGGATGGCTTCATCGTTGTTCTCCCGAACAGACTGGCAAATAGTCTTTAAACAACATCATGTACAATGACACTTTGTGGTCATTTCTTTACAGAGttggtttttttttcacttcataTCATTGCTATTTTGAATTACATTGTGTTCCGTCTTTAGTATCCTGTCTCTGCATCtgctttcattattttgttgccttaaaagaggacaacgttaagtcggtgaaGATTTTGATGGAGATCACCCTCACGAAAAAGATATCAGATTCACCATGGCAAAATCGGAGTTTACAATGCCCACCATGGAGAATAATCTGAgttcaatttgaataacaaatttACCTCCTCAATCAATGGGTCCAAAAGTGTCTTCAACCATCAGAGACCAGACGCTTTTCCGGGCGTTAACGAAAAATACAACTACCACAACGGACATGGTTTGGGTCGTTTTATTGTCTGGCATGGAAAGGTCTTTTCGATTGCACCACGAGTACATTTCGCGTAGTCGGTGAAATTTAGGTAATTATTGTAAAAAATAACGATATGAGGGTCAAAAGACTGTCAAATTTATCGTTTAAGTTGTTTAACAGTATATCGAGAATGTGTTGTTCTATTCTAGAGCCAGTGATGTTTTGTAAAATATGGCTCAAGGTGCTTTTTCGGCAAGTTCCTTCGTTTGCCCGGCCCCGCTCGTTTCTATGCACTGCCGTGTATTTGTAGTGCATTGTATACAGTTTCTATTGGTGGAGTGCTTGCTATGGTTTCGAATTTGAACTGGTCGTTATGGGTGTTGAAGTCCTTTCTGGCCTAACCTTAGAAGTTAACGATATATTAGGTTCACATTGTTCACGCATCCTAATTCTTGTTTTTGtccaaaaaactgaaaacagaaGATGAGCTGGGCTGGACAAACTGAAACTTGAACTGCTTTGGCTTAGTTTGATAAACATTTGCTGTACTGCCAGTGCCAGTGAGTGAGTGTCACCATTTCCACTGCACTATGCAGCTTGAATTTATAATCCCCAAACACAAGATTATTCAGATGAAATATTCATGGGGTAGGCCCCTGCCCAAGCCAACAAGCGAAAGTCGATAAATCCATTCTAGATGGCACAACAAGGACAAGGCGTTGCCCCATCATCCATGCCCATATATGGCAATTGTGCCTTTTTAAAGCCTATGGCTGTGCTAAATATGGCCAATGCCAGAACATGCAGAACAGACGAATAGCCACTACCTCCTTTCCCACTAGAAATCGTAGTTTACAAACGTTTCTGGTGAATGATAAACAAAACCTGCGAACACTCGATATCTTGACATATTTGCGTGAAAGGCTACAACCCACTTGTGAATGGTTTCTGAATTCAGCGACGTTGGAATGATACCTGCATGTCAATTGGCAGATAGCCGTAGGTTCCAAATAAATAAACATTCTCATGACCAATGGTCCCGAAAGTTTCTTTTTTCAGAAACGTTAGTTTATCGGAAACATTTGTTAATGAGCCCAGCGGTGACCATTTTGGAATCGACTTTGTGAAAAATAATGGGCTTCCCAAGTTGGTGAGACACTTAACTGCAGACAGCAACCCCCTTATCATCCACCCAAAAgtcagaaaatattttgataaagcGTCTTGCCTGAGATACGCCACCTTGGGTCGGGAACATGGCTGTTCTTATAGCACATCTCCAggtggtgagcacaatggcccccaGTCGTTTCATGGTTGCTCTTCCAGTCCAGCAAGAAGTTGGTATTAATTGGAAATGTGAGGCCCAGCAATGTTGCATCATTTCCGATGGGGAGGTTTGTAGATGTTAACCACCCAACACACCAATGCATGCATGCTATAGTAGCTAGCTAACCGTCCTGAATGCTAGTAGACGCTACTGAGCAGGAGATCACCAGAATGGCAATTTTCTGTTGTCATGCTGATTGAGGCCATGAAATAAATTTTTAGATTGATAATGACAATACATCACTGTCCTCTCCAATTTATGCCTCTGCCCCAATCATTGATTTGAAAAATCGAGATGAATTCCCATGCGTACCAAATTTTTCAATAGTGATGTAATGAAAAATCTAAAAGTTTAGTTCTATAAATTTATGCGGGTATGACCTGCTGCCTTATAATCAAtcgaacacagaagaagaatccTGATtatatgaaatttgaagaatgTTGAGAATTCATGttctgattctccagggtggtgATCGTCTTTTTTTGCCAAGTCAGAATTTTTGAGGCAATGATGCAAAACAGGAGGGCAGCGCTGGTATTGTCTCTGATGCCGTCGCCAGTGTTTATCTGTGGCCACTGACTGTGAATAACAGTACCACGAGTAGCATATCGCACTCGACGCAAATTGCGATCAAACGAGGCATActttttggcaaattttttCCTCCTGGTGTATGGAGGATTTTTCGATTGTGGCCTGCTGACTATTTGAATCCTGTGGTAATTGATTGCCGTAATCGCCTCGGCTGTGCCAGATATCGTTGGGTAAGTTTCTATTCACATTCGTACCAGTGCATTTTAGCTGCTGTGGCCAAAAAATAATTGCAGTTGGTAACTAACGAACACGCATTTGGCTCAGCCAAATAGCACTGCAACGCAGTTAGCTCCAAGAAAATGCTTACGCCTCGGCTCAAAAGTAATGTTCTTTTATTACAAATGCATATGCAACAATTGTTCAGTGGAGACTTCAGACGTGtcataaaaataattttttagtAACCGTTGGTATTTTGCCATCAGTGTAACCCTTTCTCTTCTCTTAACGGCAGTACTGCTTCCCTGGAGAATTGGAACGGatttatttctttttcatatCATAAATCGTGAATAAATCTTGCTCTAGCTCAACTAAAGCCTCAACAGGGAAAAGTTGACGCCTAACTGACTATTTACACTGTTTTCGTTATTTCCAGAAAACCCATAAAAATGGCAGATCATGTTGATGAAGACTTCAGTGGTGCTGCATCCGGAGCATCTAACACCTATCCCATGCAGTGCTCCGCTTTGAGGAAGAACGGTTACGTCGTCATTAAGGGACACCCATGTAAGATCGTTGAGATGTCGACATCAAAGACCGGCAAGCACGGCCACGCCAAGGTCCACTTGGTTGCTCTTGACATCTTCACTCAAAAAAAATATGAGGACATCTGCCCTTCGACTCATAATATGAATGTGCCCCATGTAATCCGCAAGGACTATCAGTTCATTGATGTAGAAGATGGTTTTCTGAGTTTAATGGCTGACGACGGAACAACAAAAGAGGACATCCGTATTCCTGAAGTTGCCACAGATATTGGGAAAGAAATCCAGGAGAAAATAGATGGTGGTGAACCTTTCATGATCACTATTTTGAGCGCTATGGGTGAGGAGGCAGCCTCGGGTGTTAAGTCTTTGAAGTAAACATTTAGAAAAATAAAGTATCCTGTCTGTTGGAATACAGACATTGACTTTCATTTAAAACCCATGGAAGGATTACTGGATTCCAAACATTTTTCTACAATTTTGTGCCATTCTGGCTAGTTGGCTATAAGTCTAAACTGTGTTTGTGGCCTGAAGCTCTGCAGCAGAACAATGCCCACTGGTGCCGAACGTTTGCTGTTTCAACTTGGGTTCAGGACGTCAATTGAAATTGTGGGGTTTTGAAGGAAAGTTGTATGAGCAGATGTGTCCTCCTTTGGATAACAATGAATGTAGATGTACAGGCAGAGAAGTTATGTTCGTGTAACGCAGGTGGCTCCACATTCAAAGGAGAACACTTTCATACAACATCTCTTACAAAAAAGACAAAGTGGAAGTTTTTAAGTGTAAACATTCTCATGAACCTTTTCAGTGTTGAAACCCCTGAATTAGTGTATACGTTTAGCACTCTTCCGAAACATAATAACCCAACTTCTAGACTGGACCACACTCCTACCTTCTGCAATGCGAGGTTGAGGATGCAAAactggccggggggggggggtcaagggGTTCACACAAAGTCTATTGTACATTACATCAACAGGCTAGGGACTTGGAAACCCCGTCCGTTTTATTCGACTGAGGTTAATGTAGAGCTGTACTCATTTACTGCAGCTAACAGTTGAATAACAGAGAAATCTTTTCAGTTGGGGAAATTGTGTATTTTCTCACTATTGGTGGTTGGGGCTCGAATATCTTTTGGGATTACAGGTTCATCACTGTATAGCGTGCCTATAATTTTATTCCATGTTATCAAGACTATAATCATGTGCTTATATTGAGTGGGTTACCGTAATAATGTAATGTAAGCTTTCTAAAAAAATTGTGAGACGGTAAAATAGTTTGTCCAGTACAGTCCTAGATATGCTGGCAATGTACAGTTCTAGATACTAAATATATGTATGTATAACCATTATGAATATGTTATTCAAACATTAGGTCTTCATTGCGTTCAACTGAAGAGTCTCATCGCCGAACAAGATATGTGCCATATTCAACATTTTGGGATAAGTCATACCACAGCATTATCCTTATGATGACTGATCTGGCCTTCAAATCCACACCACTCTGGCCAACAGTAAAACACACCATTCTGGCCAACAGTAAAACTATTATGAAAAAAAAGTACAatacattttctgttaagaTTCCAAacttcaaagccatttttctcaATGTGACAAAAATGGATAAACAGTAGAATCTCGCTATTAAAGGGGAGTTCATATGACTAACGTTTCGGCCGACATTTTACATATAGCAAAAATTATTTTGGCTAAGATGATCAtgtgtgacccaccacgacaaaatgagttgcatgtcgcacagaagatgagcctaaaatgacaccaggacataatagaagaaattgatatgctccgattttacaaaaggcagacaatggtgaaatgaacaaccagtctgtctcaacctgtcaagctcagagcgacatgcgactcattttgtcatggcgggtcacatataaacCAAATTTCTGATAAATCCAGGGAGTTTTTTTGGTGAAACGGACACGGAGTTACCACTTCATCATCTTTGACTGGAAGTGAGTATCTATCGATAGtgccaggccaggccaggcaTTTTAGCCAAAGGCGTTTAAAAAGGGATGATCATTTTGTAAGGTAATGCCCGTAGAGAGCTCTGTTGGCCAGTGCTTTTGCTACCATCTCTTAACAGTTTGCATTCATTTTGTCCTGTAAATTGTCATATAAAGTAACTTGAAATGACATCTGAGATTCGTTGTTTtgtcttgttgttcattttcttgAAGTTATGCACTTTCCAATGTATCAGGAAGTAGAGGAGTTTACCTGCCTCGCGCTGGTCTCTATGCCGTTGGAGTTTGAAGTACTTGGAGTGAGCAGACGTTGGGAACAAAATGTCTGCTACTGCATTGGCGGACTGCACTCAGTCATGCACTCCTAGTCATGCATGATGATATTTCTTTTGTGAATCTTTCGCAAAATACactgcagtacatgtataatcaagtGCGGTGTTAACTCTGTTATATTATGAAAGTCGGTCTTTGGTGCACTGTCAATGATTTTGGTTCAATTTGAATGAACTTTTCAGGGTCATTTTGTGGTTTTCTGACGTCTTGTTGCCGGATCAGCGCacatagggtatatgataaactAACAAATGtgactatttatgttttcaggaCTTTCATAATGGCTGATGAAGAGTTCGCATCTGCCGGGTCCGGGGCGTCTGACACCTTTCCCATGCAGTGCTCCGCTTTGAGGAAGAACGGTTACGTCGTCATTAAGGGACACCCATGTAAGATCGTTGAGATGTCGACATCAAAGACCGGCAAGCACGGCCACGCCAAGGTCCACTTGGTTGCTCTTGACATCTTCACTCAAAAAAAATACGAGGATCTCTGCCCCTCGACTCATAATATGAATGTCCCACACGTGTCGCGTGTGGACTATCAGATGACCAACATAGACGACGGGTTTCTTACCTTAATGGATGATCTTGGTAACGAGAAAGAGGACCTCAAACTCCCTGACAACGACATTGGTAAGGAAATTCAGAAGAAATTCGACGACGGTGACTCGTTTATGGTAACTGTGCTGACTGCTATGAAGGATGAAGCTGTCGTTGGGGTCAAAACCATGAAAGATTCCTAAACTGTGATTGATACATATAGGATGGAGTTTGACAAAGTACCGTACAACTTAAAAAGTCGACTCTATGAACATTCCAACAAAACTGGACCGTCAAATTTACAAATGGAACGAAAATTAATAACTTTTGAGCTCTTTTGAAGTACGACTCTATTCATGCTTAGGAGTACCGAGTCCTTCCCTAAACagttttttgaatttttcagtgaATTTCGATAGAATGGCTTATACTTAGTACTGTAAAGTTGGTCAGGATATGTTGCTGTTCTGAAATGGACGGCATCTTTACTGCAATCATATTTGTGctgttatatgatgatgaaatTCCAGTTGGGCCTAAACTAAAAATAGTTGTGCTTCCTGTAAACCTGGTCCCCAACTTACTTAATTGGCAAAGGCCTCCTGTTTCTGGAATCCCAGCTTGTTTTATTTTTGGCGTTTTAACCAAAAGTGGCCCAGCTCGGCCACTGTCTGAATTATGATAAGTATAATCATATTAAGTATTTGCGGACATCTAATCTGTTATCTTTACAAGGCAGTCAGAAAAGTTGAGAACGTTTCATTGGAACTGTGAATGAATTGTCTTGTGCTTAGTGCGACATTTTATAAGTCTTCTCGGCCTGAAAATCGTCAATTTATCGATACAATGAAAATATGGACAATGAAGATACATTATGTGCTGGATATTCGAGAAAAGACGGCCTTATGAGTCTTTGTCAATGTATAgaaattttgtttgtttgcaATCGACATCATTTTTTATTGTGTACTGCCTTCTTGCAACTTCCATCCGGAAAGGTACTGGATTTCAGCAAAAAAAATATGAATAAACCTTTCAGCCGAATTGTGAAATGCCTCTTCGCTTGAAATATATCCTGTATTCATGTTGATGAATTCAAGTTTGACAAAGCGCTGATCTTGGAGCCTGAGAGTGTTCAGTGTCATTTATGCAGCAGTCCTACGGTCATATTGTTaaacggtagaacctctctattaaggacaccctcgggactgacaagtgctgtcctgattagagaggtcagattgaatggaaaaaaccaatttgggaccataatttttgtccttaatagagaggtgtccgctaagggaggttccactgtatattaaATGGATATTCATATGATTTCGACAAAAGATAGTCTCCAGGAAATTCTGAATGTTGCATCGTGGACAGGTGGTCCAGAAAGGCATTGTCCTGTGTAAATATCATCAGTGACTAGcccatttctgaagaaaatggcACTTTTCTAAAGTTTAGAAGATACAAAAGTTTTTTATGCCCTGTTCCAATTGAGATGCTACTCATAATATGTGCTCGATATCACAACAGACCGCAGCGTGTTCAACTCGCAGGTGGACATCGAAAAGCTTggtgtactgtaaaatcggtcagGAACCGTCAGGACTTGGGTTGTCGCCTCAGTCTGTACACGACCAGAAAAAACTCAATGACAACAATGGTCCTCTTGCCAACTCATGGCAACCAATAAGGGTCTCGGGAGTGGTCTGCCTCCTTAAGTGTTTTGGCCTTCTTTGCCACTGTACGAAGTTGTAAAAGTTTAGTAACTGTTAAAAAATTATCTGCCTCAAAACTGTCTTCATTTAAACTTCTATATATTGTGGCCTTTGATACAGTGTACAAAACTCTGAAAATACAGTTGGATTGCGTTTGATCTGATGGTTTTAGTGATTTCTATTTGATATGTGGAGACCAAGACCTTTCTTTTTCCAAGTTCACTTCATCTTGCCCTAGCAAGTCTAATCTCGCTTCCAAGTGGATGTATCCCTgcatggtggttgtgactttgtccccaaAAGACCAATTTTGGACGAATGGAAATTATAATTTTATCAAAACCACCGGGTAACCATGATATCGCTTTCACTCAAAGTGGACGTATCCCTgcatggtggttgtgactttgtcctcaaaagaccaactTGGGACTATTTCAAATTACACTTCATCGACGCTTTTCCAACATAATCCAAAGATTTGTGACGCACGCTCACTACATACAGTCCAAGACCCGTTGCATAAGAAAAGCCAAccaattgtaattgcttgagaAAACTATACTGTGAACAACTTATTGCCAACAGGATTAGGCCTATGGAGAAAGTGGCCAAGCTTGTGTACAGAAAGATTTTGAAAGCGGCCGCTCTTTCGTATTTCATCTGAAACCATGGTCAAACACACAGGAATGATGTTGCTTTTAGCTTGGATACTGACTGTGGTCTTTTTCAATGGTAAGTACAggcatgttttctttttttaaagttaaTTATACAAATAAAGGTAACCAGATGACTTCATTACATGTACTGTGTAACAAATCCCATGCCTGGTGGCCGACGTTAACCAAATTCCGATGCATCCGTCTACATGATACGTCCGTCTAAGTTGTGGATCTTAGCCGTCCAGAAGGACCTCTCGTACACGTGTTTAAATTGTGACGGCAACTCAGAGACGTTGCCAAACCTGGCCTCGCTATGGCCTTAACCGCTACCTCCCCCCGCGCGCCCCGTTTTCTTCCTTGTGAAGATTGACGTTCACCGCCGGGGAGTGGAAAATATCACGAAGATGTAGAACTGAACTTCCTATTTTTCAGGAGTCACAGCAACTGAATACTGCTCTTCCTACTACGACGACGTCTATAATTATGTTTCTGGCTTCACCTGTAGCGACTATTGTTGTGGATCCTACAGCTACAAATATTGCTGTAGCGATGCCTGCTCCAGCATCAGTCTGACTGACTGCTACACATCGACAGTGACTACAGTCGCGACCACATGGTACGTAAAGACCGACGTGTTGACATGAacatgtgcccccccccccccccccgggaaaGTGTCCTTCCCTCGATGATGTGGCTATGATATAAAGACAAAAGTATGTGGAAGCCAATTATCTTCAATCAAAATATGACCAAATGCTCTTGCACCATTCCCGCAGCCTAAGCGCCATTCCTGCCATATGAAGTGGGATGGTTTCCGTCCAAGTTTTGCTTCGTGTAAGACAGCGATGGCCTCGACGGCATCCCCCACCATTCTTCTATATTGTTACCTCACTTTCGTCCCCAGGGTTATCGTTGGCGGTGTCATCGGCGGCTTGATCGGCCTGGCTATTGTCATTGGCATCATCGTGGCTTTGGTAACAATGTGTAAAGGAGATCTGACTCAAACCAGGGCAAGAGGACGAGGTAGGTACCATCTGAACAACCAGAACCtttctttcctttcctttctttactCATCTGACGTACATACCACGCCAGACTACCCCCTTATCCATACATGATATCTCCTTCATATTCATCTGAAGCACAAACCATGCCAGCCTCTTCTCCATACACGATCTCCCCTTCTTATTCATCTGGCACACATGCCACGCTGGGCTGTCTCCTACTATATAAACACCATGAGTTAAGATAAGTAAAGGATTTATACAGTCAAGACAAAgtctcttcaaatttgaaaggaTTATAAAATAAAGGAGGAAATTCGTTGAATACAATAGTTGCGCGTCCGTCTAATTATCCATGCCGGTAATGTAAGATTATTAACATGAATATTCTTGTTTTCTTCCAATAGTCCACCAGACACCCATAACCGTGGGCGTCAATAGTACCACTGTCGTGTCTGGGAACAACTATCCCCGTGCGCAGCCTACTGCGCCTCCACCTTATCCAGGACCTCCACCAAACAGCGGCCCCCCTCCAAGCTACGCCACAGTGACGCCCAACACCGCCGGTGTGACGACAATCTACCCGGGTTCGGGGTATCAGATGACCACCACAACATACCCCGGGCAGGTTACAGTCCAGCCTCCCCAGCCTGTTGGGAACCAGACGAACGTCTACCCAGCGACAGCTATGCCTTCGCCGCAGACAGTCGCCTACCCAACCCAGCAGCCCAGTCAGACGTACCCGCAAGCCCAGACGTCGTATCCACAACAGCAACAGGTATGAGAGTTAGAGATTGTCCCATACATAGCTGGTCACTTTCTGGGTCTAAACAATGCCGCAAGAGAGGTGTTCGACGCGTTATCTCATTAgaagcttacatgtacattacgaCGGCCGTAGACACCAAATTATCCTGTACCGCATCGGTTTTTCCTCCATTGCCAATAATCACTGGTAATCTTGATAACTCGATGAAGGTCTGACGTTACCTAAACTGGCAATTACTGTACATGATTTGTTTCAGTATCCACCTCAAACTCCCGGGGCGCTAGAGATGTATCCACCAATAGCGAACTAAAGGAAGAGAAGGCCCGGATACGGAGCAAGAACACAATATTAACTCGGTCAGGAGTAGTATCGGCCTTTAAGGACAGTGGATGAGCACCTGGCATCTGGAATGTCCGTGCCACCATCGAGATAGGCGCACGGCTCCTGGTTGATCTTGCAGTATCATTGGAATGGACCGATGATAACGGCTGGACGCCTCCATGGTTTCGTTCTgttctggatgtgacattgtctctgttCCGCCGATTACGGGTTGATCAGTTTTTGCGCAGTAACAGACGTCTTGTATCAGAGAAAATGATGTTATCTTTGTGATATTATTTTAATTTATATTACCTGTTTATGAATTTTTAACCTGCGCTCTATGAAGTGAAATCCTTGTAAGATGTGATTTTGTGCATGACGTAGATTAAAAACGTTTCCGAAAATAAAACATGCTTTTCGCAAGGGATTTCTTTTTTCTCTACAATGATGTCCCCGTCCCAAGGGACCACTTTGTGGTAGGACAGGAAGGACTGATATAAGGACTGGCTAGGTTTTTGACCTATACGAACAAAATTAGTCACCTTGTTTATAACTGTTTTTCGAGATCGTCTTGGAACGCGCGTCATCGAGTCAACACAATGGCCTGAGTAATGGTTTAAAGGTGGCTTGCGTAAGGGCAAGTCAATACGGGTCCTTAGACCACATTCACACTGAACCTGCATGGGTCGTGTAAGTTTAGAATGTAAACAATGAAAGGGCCttttataaaatgttcaaaTACTAAGTACA is from Lineus longissimus chromosome 18, tnLinLong1.2, whole genome shotgun sequence and encodes:
- the LOC135502175 gene encoding eukaryotic translation initiation factor 5A-1-like; amino-acid sequence: MADHVDEDFSGAASGASNTYPMQCSALRKNGYVVIKGHPCKIVEMSTSKTGKHGHAKVHLVALDIFTQKKYEDICPSTHNMNVPHVIRKDYQFIDVEDGFLSLMADDGTTKEDIRIPEVATDIGKEIQEKIDGGEPFMITILSAMGEEAASGVKSLK
- the LOC135502243 gene encoding eukaryotic translation initiation factor 5A-1-like, with protein sequence MADEEFASAGSGASDTFPMQCSALRKNGYVVIKGHPCKIVEMSTSKTGKHGHAKVHLVALDIFTQKKYEDLCPSTHNMNVPHVSRVDYQMTNIDDGFLTLMDDLGNEKEDLKLPDNDIGKEIQKKFDDGDSFMVTVLTAMKDEAVVGVKTMKDS
- the LOC135502244 gene encoding protein shisa-5-like, with translation MVKHTGMMLLLAWILTVVFFNGVTATEYCSSYYDDVYNYVSGFTCSDYCCGSYSYKYCCSDACSSISLTDCYTSTVTTVATTWVIVGGVIGGLIGLAIVIGIIVALVTMCKGDLTQTRARGRVHQTPITVGVNSTTVVSGNNYPRAQPTAPPPYPGPPPNSGPPPSYATVTPNTAGVTTIYPGSGYQMTTTTYPGQVTVQPPQPVGNQTNVYPATAMPSPQTVAYPTQQPSQTYPQAQTSYPQQQQV